AGAGCATATAAGGAAAAAGCTTAAATTTCAAAAGGGTGTAATGGGAGGGATTGGCCATTTCTCTGGCTTTTTTAAGCAAGATTTTTCATTATATAAAGAGCCAATCCTTGTTTCTTCCTGTGATGGTGTGGGAACAAAGGTAAAGATTGCTCAAAGGTTAAACAATCATTACTCCATTGGCATTGACCTGGTTGCTATGTGTGTTAATGATATTATTGCCACAGGAGGAATTCCTTTATTCTTCCTTGATTACCTTGCATTTGGAAGGCTTGATTTAGAAATAGCAAATAGCATTATGGATGGTATTATTGCAGGATGTAATGAGGCAGAGTGCAGTTTATTGGGTGGTGAGACAGCAGAGATGCCAGATGTTTATGGAAAAGGGGAATACGATTGTGCGGGTTTTTGTGTTGGTATTGTTGAGAAAGAGAAAATAATTACAGGAGAAAAGATAAAGAAAGGCGATATAATTATTGGTATTCCCTCATCAGGCTTACATTCAAATGGCTTTTCATTGGTAAGAAAAATTATTAAAGAGCCATATCCCAATGAATTGCTCATTCCAACAAAAATCTATGTAAAGGATTTCCTTAAGGTAGCTGATTTTTCTATAAATGGCATTTCCCATATCACAGGTGGTGGGCTTATTGAGAACATAAAGAGGCTCCTTCCAAGTGGAACAAGGGCTATAATTGAGAAAAAAAGCCTGAATACACAAGAGATATTCTTGAAAATTCAAAAAGAGGGAAATATTCCCGAAATGGAGATGTTTAAAACATTTAATATGGGAATTGGCCTTTGTCTTATTGTGGATAAAAAGGATGTAGATAAAACCCTTTCTGCAATTCCTTCTTACACAATAGGAAGCATAGAGGAGGGAGAAAGGGGGGTTGTAATTGTTTGAACCAGAGCTATCTGTTAACATAGGGAATATTACCCTAAAAAACCCGGTTATCCCTGCCTCGGGAACATTTGGCATAGAATATGAAGAGATAGTCCCAATTGATAAGCTTTCTGCAATAATTACAAAGGGGATAACCCTAAAGCCAAAGGAAGGGAATAAGCCTCCAAGGATATTTGAGACGCCTTCTGGTCTTTTAAATAGCATAGGCCTTGAAAATCCAGGGATAGATGTATTTTTAAAGGATGTTCTTCCCATACTTAAAAAATATAACATCCCCATCATTGCAAATATTGCAGGAGAATCTATTGAGGAATATGTAAGGCTTTCAAAGCTTCTTGACAAGGAAGTCTCTGGGGTTGAAGTAAATATATCCTGTCCAAATATAGCC
This genomic stretch from bacterium harbors:
- the purM gene encoding phosphoribosylformylglycinamidine cyclo-ligase, producing MDYQDAGVDIEKGNIFVEHIRKKLKFQKGVMGGIGHFSGFFKQDFSLYKEPILVSSCDGVGTKVKIAQRLNNHYSIGIDLVAMCVNDIIATGGIPLFFLDYLAFGRLDLEIANSIMDGIIAGCNEAECSLLGGETAEMPDVYGKGEYDCAGFCVGIVEKEKIITGEKIKKGDIIIGIPSSGLHSNGFSLVRKIIKEPYPNELLIPTKIYVKDFLKVADFSINGISHITGGGLIENIKRLLPSGTRAIIEKKSLNTQEIFLKIQKEGNIPEMEMFKTFNMGIGLCLIVDKKDVDKTLSAIPSYTIGSIEEGERGVVIV